The segment GGTGAAAGGACTGACCGCGGACGCCCGCATCCCGGGGCTCTCCCACGAGCGAGCGAAGGTCGACGCCGACGGGATCTACGACGCCGACGCCGTGGTCGTCCCCCTCGAGGACGGCGACCGCGCGGAGGCGCTGGGCGCGATGGGAAAGACCGAGATCGTGATCGACCTCAATCCCCTCTCGCGCTCCGCACAGGTCGCGGCCGTTCCGATCGTGGACAACGTCGTCCGCGCGGTGCCGAACGTCGCCCGCCACGCCCGCGACCTGCGTGAGACTCCCCGCGAGGAACTCGAGGCGATCGTCGCCGCCTTCGATGCCGACGCGGCGCTCACGCATGCCGAGCGAGCGATCCGCGAGGGGGCTATCGCCGACGAACGGTCCTGATCGCTCGCCGTGCGGCCGGGCTGATCTGGGTGGCGATCTCGGCGTCGTCCTCGGTGAACGCGTCGGTCAGATAGAGCATGACGCCGTAGACGACGAAGACGACCGGCGGCAGGGCGACGGCCACCACGTAGACGCTTTCGATCACCAGTACGACGGCACCCCCGGCCAGCGCCGCGGGCACCGCCGAGAGCAGCACCTTCCCCAGCTCGACGGTGAGTGGCTGGACCCCCCGGAAGTGGTAGGCCTCGAGGACGGCCGCGAGCGCGTTCGCGGTCAGCGCGCTCGCGGTGCCGATCGCGGCGCCCGTGATCCCGATTCGAGGGACGAGGAGGACGCTGACGGCCACGTTGATCCCGAGCAACAGCGCGGTGTTGACGAAGACGAGGCGCGAGTAGCCGAGCCCCTGCAGCAGGGTTCCGTCCGGGCCGCCACAGGAGGCGCTGATCAGGTTGGCGCCCGCGAGGATCACGACGGCGGCGGCCGCCACCGCGTACTGTGGGGTGAAGACGACCGAGAGGTACGCGCTCGCCCCCAGCGCGATCGTGATCGCGACCGGGAGCGTGAGTCCGGCGATCCACCGAGTGACGATCTGGTAGCGCGTTCTGACCGCCGGCGTGTCCTCCTTGGCCTCCGCGATCAGCGGCTTGAATATCGGACCGAGCGAACCCGAGAAGATCATCAGGTTCGCCGCCAGCGCGTAGCCGACGCGGTAGATGCCGACCTCCTCGCTTTCGAGGAAGTAGCCGATCACGAAATAGTCGATCTGGCCGAGGAAGATGTA is part of the Halalkalicoccus sp. CG83 genome and harbors:
- a CDS encoding 4-phosphopantoate--beta-alanine ligase yields the protein MTEIPSDHPRHDSLVTRHRIEAGVEKGITSRQGLIAQGRGEAFDYLLGERTLESADEAARAAAAHLLLARHPVVSVNGNVAALCPEELVELAEATGADLEVNLFNRTEERVAAIADHLREHGASEVKGLTADARIPGLSHERAKVDADGIYDADAVVVPLEDGDRAEALGAMGKTEIVIDLNPLSRSAQVAAVPIVDNVVRAVPNVARHARDLRETPREELEAIVAAFDADAALTHAERAIREGAIADERS
- a CDS encoding flippase, translated to MADDSSTSDAVPLSDDTSTATMAREGSIAFGGNVIKKVFGFAIVAVITRLVSPSVYGLFILATSIILFVQAFANLGLPEAIDYFVPQHLSDGEYGKARGVLVTVTGVVLVSSTVVAGLVVLSADLIADAFDEPSLRAALWLLSATVPFLAIYNALLGSFSAIKRLKFRVYMRDVIRPTVRLVTTAALLLLGYGLLGVVGGYLVGVVVAISAGLVMLWRNARYVFEADAVRADPRPLLSYSVPLAFAGIIYIFLGQIDYFVIGYFLESEEVGIYRVGYALAANLMIFSGSLGPIFKPLIAEAKEDTPAVRTRYQIVTRWIAGLTLPVAITIALGASAYLSVVFTPQYAVAAAAVVILAGANLISASCGGPDGTLLQGLGYSRLVFVNTALLLGINVAVSVLLVPRIGITGAAIGTASALTANALAAVLEAYHFRGVQPLTVELGKVLLSAVPAALAGGAVVLVIESVYVVAVALPPVVFVVYGVMLYLTDAFTEDDAEIATQISPAARRAIRTVRRR